One genomic segment of Phycisphaerales bacterium AB-hyl4 includes these proteins:
- a CDS encoding glycosyltransferase — translation MHTGMNIAFFGSSLVSAYWNGAATYYRGIIRALHERGHRVTFYEPAAFDRQAHRDIDDPDWAKVVVYSAADTDELRHCLEEARQADLVVKASGVGVFDAMLESAVLELRRAGNMVAFWDVDAPATLERLTQYRDDAFIPLVPKYDLILTYGGGEPVVNAYLALGAKRCVPIYNALDPQTHFPVRGETRFDAELALLANRLPDREARVDAFFFDVACQLPRHRFLLGGNGWHDRPVSDNVRYLGHVYTHDHNAFNSSPLAVLNISRASMARFGFSPATRLFEAAGAGACMITDAWAGLEQFFEPGEEILVARDGEAVVEHLLRLTPMAARAIGTAARQRVLAEHTYAHRAAELEAVLDATPRGGALRTGVGQYGNKVVK, via the coding sequence ATGCATACAGGTATGAACATCGCGTTTTTCGGTTCGAGCCTGGTGTCGGCGTATTGGAACGGTGCGGCGACGTACTACCGCGGGATCATCCGCGCGCTGCACGAGCGTGGGCATCGAGTGACGTTTTATGAGCCGGCGGCATTTGATCGGCAGGCGCACCGGGACATTGACGATCCGGATTGGGCGAAAGTGGTGGTGTATTCAGCGGCTGACACGGATGAACTGCGTCACTGTCTGGAAGAAGCGAGGCAGGCGGACCTTGTCGTCAAGGCGTCGGGTGTGGGGGTGTTCGATGCGATGCTCGAGTCGGCGGTACTGGAACTGCGGCGGGCGGGAAACATGGTGGCGTTCTGGGATGTGGATGCACCGGCGACCTTGGAACGGTTGACGCAGTATCGCGACGATGCGTTCATTCCGTTGGTGCCGAAGTATGACTTGATACTGACGTATGGCGGGGGCGAGCCGGTGGTGAACGCGTATCTCGCGCTGGGGGCGAAGCGGTGTGTGCCGATCTATAACGCGCTGGACCCCCAAACGCATTTTCCGGTCCGAGGGGAGACGCGGTTCGATGCGGAGTTGGCGTTGCTGGCGAACCGACTGCCGGATCGTGAGGCGCGGGTCGATGCGTTTTTCTTCGACGTGGCCTGCCAGTTGCCGCGGCATCGCTTTCTGCTGGGGGGGAATGGGTGGCATGATCGGCCGGTGAGCGACAACGTGCGATATCTCGGGCATGTGTATACGCATGATCACAACGCGTTCAACAGTTCGCCGTTGGCGGTGTTGAACATCAGCCGTGCGAGCATGGCGCGGTTTGGTTTTTCGCCTGCAACGCGATTGTTCGAGGCGGCGGGCGCGGGGGCGTGCATGATCACGGATGCATGGGCGGGACTGGAGCAGTTTTTCGAGCCGGGCGAAGAAATACTGGTGGCGCGCGACGGCGAGGCGGTGGTGGAACACCTGTTGCGGTTGACGCCGATGGCGGCGCGGGCGATAGGCACGGCGGCGCGGCAGCGCGTGCTTGCGGAGCATACGTACGCGCATCGGGCAGCGGAACTGGAGGCGGTGCTTGATGCGACGCCGCGCGGTGGGGCGCTGCGGACAGGGGTAGGGCAGTATGGGAATAAGGTGGTTAAGTGA
- a CDS encoding zinc-binding dehydrogenase, translated as MTAATVVAPGRVVMQQVSLPEPGPGQVRVRLEGCGVCASNVPVWEGRPWFTYPLEPGGLGHEGWGRVDAVGEGVREVQLGERVAFISEHAYAEYDVTSASSVVVLPSELDDEPLPGEPLGCAMNVMRRSGIEAEQTVGIIGIGFLGALLTQLARGAGARVIAMARRPAALATARAMGADDTVTMDDHERVIGEVQRLTGGRWCDVVIEASGAQWPIDLAGEVVKVRGRLVIAGYHQDGARQVNMQLWNWRGLDVVNAHEREPSIYRAGIEAAVQAMVEGRLRPGGLYTHRFRLGQLGEALDMTRDRPEGFGKALMVM; from the coding sequence ATGACGGCGGCGACGGTGGTGGCACCGGGGCGGGTGGTGATGCAGCAAGTATCGTTGCCTGAGCCGGGACCGGGGCAGGTACGTGTGCGGTTGGAAGGGTGCGGTGTGTGTGCGTCGAACGTGCCGGTTTGGGAAGGTCGGCCGTGGTTTACGTATCCGCTTGAACCGGGCGGGCTAGGCCATGAGGGTTGGGGGCGGGTGGACGCGGTGGGGGAAGGTGTGCGTGAGGTGCAGTTGGGGGAGCGGGTGGCGTTTATTTCGGAGCATGCTTATGCGGAGTATGACGTGACGTCGGCGTCGTCGGTGGTGGTGTTGCCGAGCGAACTGGATGACGAGCCGCTGCCGGGTGAGCCGCTTGGGTGTGCAATGAACGTGATGCGACGCAGCGGGATCGAGGCGGAGCAGACGGTGGGAATCATTGGCATTGGATTTTTGGGCGCGTTATTGACACAGCTTGCAAGGGGTGCTGGGGCGCGGGTGATTGCGATGGCGCGTCGGCCTGCGGCGCTGGCGACGGCGCGGGCGATGGGGGCGGACGACACGGTGACGATGGACGATCACGAGCGGGTCATTGGTGAGGTGCAGCGGTTGACGGGCGGGCGGTGGTGTGACGTGGTGATCGAGGCGTCGGGGGCGCAGTGGCCGATCGATCTGGCGGGTGAGGTGGTGAAGGTGCGGGGTCGCTTGGTGATTGCGGGGTATCACCAGGACGGGGCGCGGCAGGTGAATATGCAGCTGTGGAACTGGCGGGGGCTGGATGTGGTGAATGCTCACGAGCGTGAGCCAAGCATTTACCGGGCGGGGATTGAGGCGGCGGTACAAGCGATGGTGGAGGGACGGTTGCGGCCTGGCGGATTGTATACGCATCGGTTTCGGCTGGGGCAGTTGGGGGAGGCGTTGGATATGACGCGCGATCGGCCGGAGGGGTTTGGGAAGGCACTGATGGTGATGTGA
- a CDS encoding glycosyltransferase has translation MIRLNLNIVFLGLSITSSWGNGHATIYRALMKALDARGHRVLFLEHDKPWYAENRDLPTPTYGRTALYSSVEALKDEYAREVREADLVVVGSYVPEGVAVGQWVLEEARGGVAFYDIDTPVTLARLPDGEHGYIDSELVRRYPLYLSFTGGPILERLQREYGSPCARPLYCCVDPELYYPAAAMNEATPETGVWDLGYMGTYSGDRLAKLNRLLLDPARRMPGQRFIVVGPRYPDDYPWPGNVERVEHLPPGEHCGFYNCQRFTLNITRRDMVEAGYSPSVRLFEAAACGTPIISDDWPGLGTFFEPGHEVLIAESSQQVIEYLNGVSETDRRRLGERARARVLSEHTAAHRARQIEQYAMMLLDRARPRAAG, from the coding sequence ATGATACGGTTGAATCTTAATATTGTATTTCTTGGACTGTCGATTACTTCGTCGTGGGGTAACGGCCATGCGACGATCTATCGGGCGTTGATGAAGGCATTGGATGCGCGTGGGCATCGGGTGCTGTTTCTCGAACATGATAAGCCTTGGTATGCCGAGAACCGCGACTTGCCGACGCCGACGTACGGGCGGACAGCACTTTATTCGAGTGTGGAGGCGTTGAAGGATGAGTATGCGCGGGAGGTGCGAGAGGCGGACCTGGTGGTGGTTGGCTCATATGTGCCGGAAGGTGTAGCGGTCGGACAGTGGGTGCTTGAGGAAGCACGGGGGGGTGTAGCGTTTTATGATATTGATACGCCTGTGACGCTTGCGCGGTTGCCGGATGGAGAGCATGGTTACATCGATTCGGAATTGGTACGCCGATATCCGTTATATCTTTCGTTTACGGGCGGGCCGATATTGGAACGTTTGCAACGCGAGTATGGCTCGCCATGTGCTCGGCCGTTGTACTGTTGTGTCGATCCGGAGCTGTACTATCCGGCTGCGGCGATGAACGAGGCGACCCCGGAAACGGGGGTGTGGGATCTGGGGTACATGGGTACGTACAGCGGGGACCGCCTTGCGAAGTTGAATCGGCTGCTACTGGATCCGGCGCGTCGGATGCCGGGGCAGCGGTTTATCGTGGTGGGACCGCGGTATCCGGATGACTATCCTTGGCCGGGCAATGTGGAGCGTGTGGAGCACTTGCCGCCGGGCGAGCATTGCGGTTTTTATAATTGTCAGCGATTTACGTTGAACATCACGCGGCGAGACATGGTGGAGGCGGGGTATTCACCGAGCGTCCGACTGTTCGAGGCGGCGGCGTGCGGGACGCCGATCATCAGCGATGATTGGCCAGGCCTGGGCACGTTCTTCGAGCCAGGGCATGAGGTGCTGATCGCGGAATCGTCGCAGCAGGTGATTGAGTATCTCAATGGCGTAAGCGAGACGGACCGTCGTCGGCTTGGCGAGCGGGCGCGGGCGCGTGTGCTGTCAGAGCATACGGCGGCCCATCGGGCACGGCAGATCGAGCAGTATGCGATGATGCTGCTTGATCGCGCTCGGCCACGCGCGGCAGGGTGA
- a CDS encoding glycosyltransferase family 4 protein — protein sequence MKVLMTADTVGGVWVYAMELAGALKEEGVSVCLATMGGPMTAMQRRQVEALGLDVRESGYKLEWMDDPWSDVAEAGEWLLELERQVQPDVVHLNGYVHGSLAWRAPKLLVAHSCVVSWWRAVHGEDPPRTWNVYRERVRAGLLAADMVLAPTWAMLEAIEECYGSLPRMGRVANGRDPRRFVPGRKEAFAMAAGRWWDEAKNIRAVQSVADRVDWPMYVAGEGGLPATGGAAWPSLRPLGLLSEEAMADWLSRASVFVHPAKYEPFGLVVLEAAMSGCALVLGDIPSLREQWDEAALFVPPSDHDALQAAVVKLTTDDRLRRELARHACQRAMPLTPGRMATEYHRTYRLLAGHEAVAG from the coding sequence ATGAAGGTATTGATGACCGCGGACACGGTTGGCGGGGTGTGGGTTTACGCGATGGAACTGGCGGGCGCGTTGAAGGAGGAAGGGGTATCGGTTTGCCTGGCGACGATGGGCGGGCCGATGACGGCGATGCAGCGTCGGCAGGTGGAGGCGTTGGGTTTGGATGTGCGTGAGAGTGGCTACAAGCTGGAGTGGATGGATGACCCCTGGTCGGATGTGGCGGAGGCGGGCGAGTGGTTACTTGAGTTGGAGCGACAGGTGCAGCCGGACGTCGTGCATTTGAATGGGTATGTGCATGGTTCGCTGGCGTGGCGAGCGCCGAAGTTGTTGGTGGCTCATTCATGCGTTGTGTCGTGGTGGCGGGCGGTGCATGGTGAGGACCCGCCGCGGACGTGGAATGTGTATCGCGAGCGCGTGCGGGCAGGGTTGCTGGCGGCGGACATGGTGCTGGCGCCGACGTGGGCGATGCTGGAAGCGATCGAGGAATGTTATGGCTCGCTTCCGCGGATGGGTAGAGTGGCCAATGGGCGGGACCCGCGCCGGTTCGTGCCGGGGCGGAAGGAAGCGTTCGCGATGGCGGCAGGGCGATGGTGGGACGAGGCGAAGAATATTAGGGCGGTGCAGTCGGTGGCGGATCGGGTGGACTGGCCGATGTATGTCGCCGGCGAGGGTGGATTGCCTGCGACAGGCGGGGCGGCGTGGCCTTCGTTGCGGCCGCTGGGCTTGCTGAGCGAAGAGGCGATGGCGGACTGGTTGAGTCGGGCGTCGGTGTTTGTGCATCCGGCGAAGTACGAGCCTTTCGGATTGGTCGTGCTGGAGGCGGCCATGTCGGGTTGCGCGCTGGTGCTTGGCGATATACCGAGCTTGCGTGAGCAGTGGGATGAGGCGGCGTTGTTCGTGCCGCCGAGCGATCACGATGCGTTGCAAGCCGCTGTGGTGAAGTTGACGACGGACGATCGGCTGCGGCGGGAGCTGGCGCGGCATGCATGTCAGCGGGCGATGCCGTTGACACCGGGGCGGATGGCGACGGAATATCATCGGACATATCGGTTGCTGGCGGGGCATGAGGCGGTGGCGGGGTGA
- a CDS encoding esterase/lipase family protein yields the protein MPRPTPPSHARLASRFTARIALIACLTLSLGCATYGPTNPSFDLEVDQAWAALDEMATQPHTPPRPIVVLAGWNDPGTAVGTLADMLDEAIGDASLIVVHFALTGNFDACRERVINAVDMAYPNDDPVWTSEVDVVAISMGGLVARYAAADPPTGNPVRRLRINRLFTIGTPHRGADLATLPTPDHRQFDMRGESEFLQQLDASFEDADYELYPYVRLGDLIVGAPNTAPPGDTPWWLPNRRLELAHAWAYRDPRIVADITRRLRDEEPFATNPRTPLPGREDEDKDDTTTDYAAADTHETQ from the coding sequence ATGCCACGCCCGACCCCACCGTCACACGCTCGCTTAGCGAGCCGATTCACCGCTCGCATCGCACTCATCGCCTGCCTTACACTCTCCCTCGGCTGTGCGACCTACGGACCAACCAACCCCTCGTTTGATCTCGAAGTCGATCAGGCATGGGCTGCCCTCGACGAAATGGCCACCCAACCCCACACTCCCCCGCGCCCCATCGTCGTCCTCGCCGGCTGGAACGACCCCGGCACTGCCGTCGGCACCCTCGCCGACATGCTCGACGAAGCCATCGGCGACGCATCGCTCATCGTTGTCCACTTCGCACTCACCGGCAACTTCGACGCCTGCCGCGAGCGCGTCATCAACGCCGTCGACATGGCGTACCCCAACGACGACCCCGTGTGGACCAGCGAAGTCGATGTCGTCGCCATCTCCATGGGTGGCCTCGTCGCACGCTACGCCGCCGCCGACCCGCCCACCGGCAACCCTGTCCGCCGACTGCGCATCAACCGCCTGTTCACCATTGGCACGCCCCACCGCGGCGCCGACCTCGCCACCCTGCCCACCCCCGACCATCGCCAGTTCGACATGCGTGGCGAGTCCGAGTTTCTCCAGCAACTCGACGCCTCGTTCGAAGACGCCGACTACGAACTTTACCCTTACGTCCGCTTGGGCGACCTGATTGTCGGCGCGCCCAACACCGCACCGCCCGGCGACACGCCCTGGTGGCTTCCCAATCGCCGACTCGAACTCGCCCACGCCTGGGCCTACCGCGACCCGCGCATCGTCGCCGACATCACCCGCCGCCTTCGGGACGAGGAACCTTTCGCCACCAACCCCCGCACCCCCCTGCCCGGCCGTGAAGACGAAGACAAAGACGACACCACCACCGACTACGCCGCCGCCGACACGCACGAGACGCAATAA
- a CDS encoding NAD-dependent epimerase/dehydratase family protein has product MGPLALITGGAGFIGSHLADALLREGYRVRVLDRLQAQVHGPRAQRPTYLADDVELMQGDVCDPLAVRRAVQGAEVVYHLAARVGVGQSMYQVADYTVVNDAGTAVLLEAMLQHPVRRLIVASSMSIYGEGRYRDASGGFVDDAARAVDNMKDGRWEPTDTGGQALTAVPTPESKPARLASVYALNKHCQEQLCLVVGRAYGIATVALRFFNVYGPRQALSNPYTGVLAIFASRLLNGRPPIVYEDGQQRRDFVSVYDVARACVLAMDAPLPSDAPAVFNIGSGQPRTVVEVAERLAAVLQRRIEPRVSGEYRQGDIRHCFADIERARRVLGYEPRVAFEDGLAELATWLSRQPAEDQVDRARAELSTRGLTA; this is encoded by the coding sequence ATGGGACCACTGGCATTAATCACCGGCGGGGCGGGATTCATCGGCTCGCATCTGGCGGATGCCCTGCTGCGCGAGGGGTATCGCGTTCGCGTGCTGGATCGGTTGCAAGCACAAGTGCACGGCCCGCGGGCGCAGCGGCCGACGTACCTGGCGGACGATGTCGAATTGATGCAGGGCGATGTATGCGATCCGCTGGCGGTGCGCCGAGCGGTGCAGGGAGCGGAGGTGGTGTATCACCTTGCGGCGCGGGTCGGGGTGGGACAGAGCATGTACCAGGTGGCGGACTACACGGTTGTGAATGATGCGGGCACGGCGGTGTTGCTTGAGGCGATGTTGCAACATCCGGTGCGTCGGTTGATCGTCGCGTCGAGCATGAGCATCTATGGAGAAGGTCGATATCGAGATGCGTCGGGGGGCTTTGTGGATGACGCGGCGCGGGCGGTGGATAACATGAAGGACGGTCGATGGGAGCCGACGGACACTGGGGGACAGGCGTTGACGGCTGTGCCGACACCGGAGAGCAAACCTGCACGATTGGCATCCGTCTATGCATTGAATAAGCATTGCCAGGAGCAGTTGTGCCTGGTCGTCGGCCGAGCGTACGGGATCGCGACGGTGGCATTGCGCTTTTTCAATGTATACGGGCCGAGGCAGGCGTTGAGTAATCCTTATACGGGGGTGTTGGCGATCTTCGCGTCGCGGTTATTGAATGGTCGGCCGCCGATTGTTTATGAGGATGGTCAGCAGCGGCGTGATTTTGTGAGTGTGTACGACGTGGCGCGGGCGTGTGTGCTGGCGATGGATGCGCCGTTGCCTAGCGATGCGCCGGCGGTATTCAACATTGGAAGCGGGCAGCCCCGTACGGTGGTGGAGGTTGCGGAGCGATTGGCGGCAGTATTGCAGCGACGGATCGAGCCGCGGGTGAGTGGAGAGTATCGACAGGGTGATATTCGTCATTGTTTCGCAGACATCGAGCGAGCGCGGCGCGTGCTCGGATACGAACCGAGGGTGGCGTTTGAGGATGGCTTGGCGGAACTTGCAACATGGTTATCGCGTCAGCCTGCGGAAGATCAAGTGGATCGTGCGCGGGCGGAGTTGTCGACGCGTGGGTTGACGGCTTGA
- a CDS encoding PF20097 family protein translates to MEEGFIPTAGGLHWYRRRETSGTDFAEALPGTFSWDRRSRLPAWRCKKCHIVAFRYGHGVARHLEDGASSNTEASEAAGGEGEASS, encoded by the coding sequence ATGGAAGAGGGTTTTATTCCCACGGCTGGCGGGTTGCACTGGTACCGCCGACGGGAGACGTCGGGGACGGATTTCGCGGAGGCGTTGCCGGGCACGTTCAGTTGGGATCGACGCAGTCGGCTGCCGGCGTGGCGATGCAAGAAGTGTCACATCGTCGCCTTCCGCTACGGGCATGGCGTTGCACGCCATCTGGAAGATGGTGCGTCGTCCAATACGGAGGCGAGTGAAGCGGCGGGTGGCGAGGGCGAAGCTTCGTCGTAG
- a CDS encoding zinc ribbon domain-containing protein, which translates to MPIYEYTCQRCQTTTEALRKMADADAQLACEACGSTDIKRRHSTFATRGESSKDVSLPMGPGCGCGNPQGPCNMR; encoded by the coding sequence ATGCCAATCTACGAATACACCTGCCAGCGCTGCCAAACCACCACCGAAGCCCTGCGCAAGATGGCTGACGCCGACGCCCAACTCGCCTGCGAAGCCTGCGGGAGCACGGACATCAAACGTCGCCACAGCACCTTCGCCACGCGAGGCGAAAGCTCCAAAGATGTGTCGCTCCCCATGGGCCCCGGCTGCGGCTGCGGCAATCCCCAAGGTCCCTGCAACATGCGCTGA
- a CDS encoding glycosyltransferase, with amino-acid sequence MQFVFFYHSLISDWNHGNAHFLRGIVSELLSRGHDVRVFEPRDGWSLSNLLAEHGSRPVEVFEQAYRHLRSEMYDLATLDLDSALAGADVVIAHEWNHPDLIAALDEHRACHRHYRLLFHDTHHRSVSDPRAMAYYRLRHFDGVLAFGQVVAKIYREQGWAERVWVWHEAADTRVFYPRVDRPSEGELVWIGNWGDGERSEALKTFLLEPVKRLGLRAKVFGVRYPPEALSALAEAGVTYGGWLPNFLVPEVFARYRVTVHVPRRYYAEHLPGIPTIRPFEAMACAMPLVSAPWSDTEALFEAGRDYLAASDADEMTEHLRSLLADERRTKAVGEHGRQTIQRAHTCTHRVNELLDICCELELPVPQHDRVRRRPMPRTRGRSAELGEFL; translated from the coding sequence ATGCAATTCGTTTTCTTTTATCACTCGTTGATTTCGGACTGGAACCATGGCAACGCCCATTTTTTGCGTGGGATTGTGTCGGAGTTGTTATCGCGGGGACATGACGTGCGGGTGTTCGAGCCGAGAGACGGGTGGTCGCTGTCGAACCTGCTGGCGGAGCATGGCTCGCGGCCAGTGGAAGTGTTTGAGCAGGCGTATCGTCATTTGCGAAGTGAGATGTATGACCTGGCGACGTTGGACTTGGACTCGGCGCTGGCGGGTGCGGACGTGGTGATTGCACATGAGTGGAATCACCCGGACCTCATCGCAGCGCTGGACGAGCATCGCGCGTGCCATCGGCATTATCGATTGCTGTTTCACGATACGCATCATCGCAGCGTGAGCGATCCGCGGGCGATGGCGTATTACCGGTTGCGACATTTTGATGGTGTGCTCGCGTTCGGGCAGGTGGTGGCGAAGATCTATCGCGAGCAGGGTTGGGCGGAGCGTGTGTGGGTGTGGCATGAGGCGGCGGACACGCGGGTGTTTTATCCGCGGGTTGATCGGCCGAGCGAGGGGGAATTGGTGTGGATCGGTAACTGGGGGGACGGCGAGCGGTCGGAGGCGTTAAAGACGTTTCTGCTCGAGCCGGTGAAACGGCTGGGCTTGCGGGCGAAGGTGTTCGGCGTGCGATATCCGCCGGAGGCGTTGTCGGCGTTGGCGGAGGCAGGGGTGACGTACGGCGGGTGGCTGCCGAACTTTCTCGTGCCGGAAGTGTTTGCGCGATATCGGGTGACGGTACATGTGCCGAGGCGGTATTACGCGGAGCATCTGCCGGGGATTCCGACGATTCGGCCGTTTGAGGCGATGGCATGTGCGATGCCGCTGGTGAGCGCGCCCTGGTCGGATACGGAAGCGCTATTCGAGGCGGGACGGGATTATCTGGCGGCGAGCGATGCGGATGAGATGACGGAGCATCTGCGATCGTTGTTGGCGGATGAGCGTCGCACGAAAGCGGTGGGCGAACATGGTCGGCAGACGATCCAGCGAGCTCATACGTGTACGCATCGTGTGAATGAATTGCTCGACATCTGCTGTGAACTGGAGCTGCCCGTGCCGCAGCACGATCGCGTGAGGCGTCGGCCGATGCCTCGAACGCGCGGAAGGTCGGCGGAACTGGGTGAGTTCTTGTAG
- a CDS encoding NAD-dependent epimerase/dehydratase family protein, with the protein MLITGGAGFIGANLAHRLLSEGRAVIVFDNLARPGVVRNVEWLRREHGAHVQFEMGDVRNPRAVNGAVGRAGAVFHFAAQVAVTTSLDDPRHDFEVNARGTLNVLEAMRACDEPPPMLYTSTNKVYGSLEGIELREEGSRYWPIDAAVARHGVGEQRLSFQSPYGCSKGSADQYVLDYARSFGLPCIVFRMSCIYGPHQCGTEDQGWVAHFVRSVITGEPITLFGDGRQVRDLLFVDDLVDAMTIAVGGAATLRGRAFNIGGGVEHTVSLLELTQLLRQLHGRSPTVRHGEWRGGDQRYYVSDIRRFAAATGWRPRVSVREGVERVHAWTMREGATEGLGVVGRTVA; encoded by the coding sequence GTGCTGATCACGGGCGGCGCGGGGTTTATTGGTGCGAACCTGGCGCACCGCCTGTTAAGTGAAGGCCGAGCGGTGATCGTGTTCGACAACCTTGCCCGGCCGGGGGTTGTGCGAAACGTTGAGTGGCTGCGTCGCGAGCACGGGGCGCACGTGCAGTTTGAGATGGGTGACGTGCGGAACCCGCGTGCAGTGAACGGCGCCGTCGGCCGGGCGGGTGCGGTGTTTCACTTTGCGGCGCAGGTGGCGGTGACGACGAGCCTGGACGACCCACGGCATGATTTTGAAGTGAACGCGCGCGGAACGCTGAACGTGCTTGAGGCGATGCGTGCGTGTGATGAGCCGCCGCCGATGCTTTATACATCTACGAACAAGGTGTATGGCTCGCTGGAGGGGATCGAGTTGCGGGAGGAGGGGTCACGTTACTGGCCGATTGATGCGGCGGTCGCGCGGCATGGGGTAGGCGAGCAGCGGTTGAGCTTTCAAAGTCCGTACGGCTGCTCTAAAGGCTCGGCGGACCAGTATGTGCTCGATTATGCCCGCAGCTTCGGCTTGCCATGCATTGTATTTCGAATGAGTTGCATTTACGGACCGCATCAGTGCGGGACGGAAGATCAGGGGTGGGTGGCTCATTTTGTGCGTAGCGTGATCACGGGCGAGCCGATCACGTTGTTCGGCGACGGTCGGCAGGTGCGCGACTTGCTGTTTGTCGATGATCTGGTGGATGCGATGACAATTGCAGTGGGCGGCGCGGCGACGCTGCGCGGCCGAGCGTTCAACATTGGCGGGGGGGTGGAGCATACGGTGAGTCTGTTGGAGTTGACGCAGTTGTTGCGGCAGTTGCACGGGCGATCGCCGACGGTTCGGCACGGTGAGTGGCGAGGGGGCGATCAGCGTTATTACGTGTCGGACATTCGACGATTCGCGGCGGCGACGGGGTGGCGGCCACGGGTGTCGGTGCGAGAGGGGGTGGAGCGGGTGCATGCATGGACGATGCGCGAGGGGGCGACGGAAGGGTTGGGCGTGGTGGGGCGGACGGTGGCTTGA
- a CDS encoding PRC-barrel domain-containing protein produces the protein MHEMLVTPTRRLLHQTVYNLQGLTLGEIEELVVDLDRGYIAYAVLTHHTHNNTKHKRFVIPWSAFSINADGQLRLNLQPEVFRNAQGLLYDEASPSPPAASLASVLDDAPSSRWRATPCP, from the coding sequence ATGCACGAAATGCTCGTCACGCCCACACGTCGGCTACTGCACCAAACCGTCTATAACCTCCAGGGCCTGACGCTCGGAGAGATCGAAGAACTGGTCGTCGATCTCGACCGCGGCTATATCGCCTACGCCGTGCTCACCCACCACACTCACAACAACACGAAACACAAACGCTTCGTCATCCCCTGGAGCGCCTTCTCCATCAACGCCGACGGACAACTCCGCCTCAACCTCCAGCCGGAGGTGTTCCGCAACGCGCAAGGCCTCCTCTACGACGAAGCTTCGCCCTCGCCACCCGCCGCTTCACTCGCCTCCGTATTGGACGACGCACCATCTTCCAGATGGCGTGCAACGCCATGCCCGTAG